DNA from Macadamia integrifolia cultivar HAES 741 unplaced genomic scaffold, SCU_Mint_v3 scaffold779, whole genome shotgun sequence:
ATTGGTCGTTTGTTTCGATTGCAGAGTCTCCTTCTGTCTAACAACAGTTTCGGAGGAGAAATACCAACCAATCTGACAAATTGTTACAATCTCAGAGAAATTATGATTAGCCGAAACAATCTGATTGGAAAGATTCCTATCCAGTTTGGATCCTTGTCGAAGCTTGAGACTCTTTCTATGTTTGCCAACAAATTAAATGGAGAAATTCCATCTTCTTTTGGGAACCTTTCTTCCATCCAAGCCATCTCACTTGCAGCAAATAGTTTAAGTGGGAGCATTTCTGAATTCCTTAGCAGGCTAACAAGCTTAAGGACCCTTAAACTTCTATCAAACAATCTGTCTGGTAAGTTTTTGTCCTCACTCTACAACCTCTCATCTCTCACTACTGTTAATATTGTATATAACCAGTTTCAGGGGAGCTTTCCTGTAGACTATGGACTTTCTCTCCCAAATCTCAACTATCTTGCTATTGGTGGAAACAATTTCACTGGAACCATTCCAGATTCTCTATCCAATATTTCGACACTTGGATTAGTTGATTTAATGGGTAATAACTTTGTTGGACCAATACCTGAGAGTCTAGGAGTATTGCAGAATCTGAGTTGGCTTACTTTGGGTAGTAATTATTTTGGAGCAGGAAGGGCAAATGATTTGAATTTTCTGACTTCCTTAACCAACTGTAGTAGTCTAGGAATGTTGGATTTTACATTCAATGGCTTCCAAGGTCAGTTGCCCAACTCTCTTGCCAATCTCTCAACCCAGCTCACATTTCTTGCATTTGGTAACAACAAGTTCTCTGGAACCATCCCTGCTGGGATTGAGAATCTGGTCAGATTAACTGTGTTGGGTCTGGAATCAAACTTATTTAGTGGTAATATTCCGATTGGTATTGGGAAGCTTCAAAACCTGCAAAGATTGTTCTCGAATTCAAATAGACTCTCAGGACAGATACCACATTCTATATGCAATATCCCTCTTTTGTATGAACTCCATTTAGATGATAACAACTTGACTGGCAACATTCCTTCCTGTCTTGGAAATTCTCAACATTTACAGCTCTTAACCCTCTCTGATAACAAACTCCAAGGTCCCATACCTAAAGAACTCTTTGGTATTTCCTCCCTAACAATTCTTCTTAACTTGTCTCATAATTCCCTGGTTGGATCCTTACCTTTGGAAGTCGGTAAATTGGGAAATCTTGCTGCGTTAGACATCTCCCAAAATAGATTGTCTGGAGAAATTCCCTCCTCTATTGGCGATTGTATTAGTTTGGAATATCTTTACATGGGGGGTAATTTATTTAATGGAACCATTCCTCAATCTTTGACTCTTTTGAAGGGAATTCAAGATTTGGATCTGTCACACAACAACTTATCAAAACAAATTCCTAAAGATCTTGAAAATCTTTATGCCTTGCGCAATCTGAATTTGTCTTTCAATAATCTTGAGGGTGAGATACCAACAAAAGGAGTCTTTGGAAATGCAAGTGAGGTTTCAGTGGCTGGAAATGGTAAACTTTGTGGGGGCATACCTGACTTACAATTGCCAGCATGCACAATCCATGGATCTACAGAACAAGGAAAGTCCCAAGCTGTCAAATTAATTTTGGCAATAATTCTTGCGGttgtttcttctgttttgatatcttttcttcttgctctttattgggttagaaaatcaagaagtaaGCCTCCATCCACCCCATTAATTGGTGATCCGCATCTAAAGATTTCATACAAAGAATTATTCCAAGCTACTAGGGGATTTTCTTCCGCCAATTTGATAGGCTCTGGTAGTTTTGGCTTTGTGTATAAAGGAAGCATCAACCAGGATGAAAAATTTGTGGCAGTGAAGGTACTTAACCTTCAAAATCCAAGAGCATACAAGAGTTTTATGGCAGAATGTGAAGCATTGAGAAACATACGGCATCGAAATCTTGTTAGGATTGTAACGTCTTGTTCAAGTCTAGATTCAAAAGGAAATGATTTCAAAGCCCTTGTTTATGAGTTTATGCCTAATGGGAGTATAGAAGATTGGTTGCATCCACCCATAGACACACACAATGATGCAAGGAACTTAAGCCTTATCCAAAGACTAAATATCGCGATTGATGTGGCTTCTGGATTGGATTACCTTCATCACCATTGTCACTCATCTATTGTTCATTGTGACTTGAAGCCAAGTAATGTTCTTCTTGACAATGATATGATTGCTCATGTCAGTGATTTTGGTTTGGCAAGGCTTCTTTTGGAACCAAACAACAATTCATCTCGGAATGAAAGAAGTTCAATTGGGATAAAAGGATCTATTGGCTATACTGCTCCAGGTAATAGTTTTACTATATGTTTTATTAACCACTGCTTATTACCTTTTAAGTTTTtggaaatatcaaaatataagtGAAAAACGGCAGGTTAGCTAGCTTTTGCTTCCTTGAATACCTTGAAGCTACTAGAAAATTTTAAGGATCCTTTGTATTTCTATGTAAATATTTCCCTCATCTATATAAGCtcattactattattattattatttttttttatttgggccTAAGGAAAGCCTATGATTGAAATTTTAAACATTCAAAAGGGATAAAATGTTGTGTCCTACTATGGTGTAGTAGAGGTCTCCTTGGTTGAAACATTCTGATTTGAAGTGGTATGACACACGAACCCTTTGGTCATATCACTAGAGCTTTGGTTCGATATGTGTAATGAAAGCAATTTTTTCAGTCATAGTTGTGGCTAAATTATTGTCATGACCATGTGAAAAGAATTTTAATGTAGCACAGAATGCCTAAGAGTGATTGAACAATATTTCCTTCACctactggattttttttttttctcagaaatatttttcttacacATTGATTCAACAAATATGCCCTTATTTGAGTTTATGCTTTATATGCTGAGTAGAGTCCACTCTATGGTGTTAGATGCAATTCAAATGATGATTTAGTTAGAGGATCAATTCTCCACTTTTAAGAATctatctctatatatatatatatatatggattcaGTTCACTAATTAATTGGATATTCTGATTGTGATCCATGTATTCTCTGTGAATGCACCAGACACAAGTCCATCTTAACTGGAGTAGATCATGGTCCTATCTGTACTTAGTTGAATTAAAATTTTTCAAACTATGATGAGATCAGATGACAGGATATGTGAACCCTCACAATAGGAAATTTGCATTTGTCATACTTTACGTTTTAGCATTGCCGGATaatatgaaattttttgttaCCATAGTAGTGAAGAGATTTCTGAATTACAGAGTATGGCATGGGTGGAGTGGCATCAATATATGGAGATGTGTTTAGCTATGGGATCCTTTTATTGGAGATGTTCACAGGAAAAAGACCCACAGATGAGATGTTTAAAGATGATCTAAATCTCCATAATTTTGCCAAGATTGCTTTTCCTGAACAACTGATGCAGATTTTGGATCCAATAATTCTACCCAAGGAAGAAAAGGGTGAAGAAATAGGAGCGGCAGATATCAACAACTCTGAAGGTTCTAGTCATAGGAGAGAAAAATTGCAACATTGCATCACTTCAATTATTGGAATTGCTCTCCAGTGCTCTACAGAATCTCCTACAGAACGAATGGACATGAAAGATGTTAAAAGGGAACTACATTTGATCAAGTGTAATTTTATTGGAGGAGGAATACATCAGTAGAGGCCAACTACATCCTAATAAGAAGGTGATTCTGAATCTCTAACCTCTGtagttatttcaatttttttttttggggctaaTTTTACACtcatgaataaaataaataaacttagaCCATGCAGGAAAGGTAGGATGAACAAACTAGATATGTTATTGCTTGAATCTTGACATGTCTAAGTATAGATCATGTAGCAAAGGAAGGCTGAACAAACTAAATATGTTATCCCTTGAATCTTGACATGTCTACGCACTAAGTTTTCCACCTTACCCTTTCCTCTGCAATCTACACCTTAAGGTTGCAGTAGAAATAGCTATACTGTATCTCTGGTTCCTTACTCAAGAATCTACCAAACCTTGGAATAAAACAGTAAGTAAAAGTAACAGGCCAAGCCAGGGCTCCAACATAAATAAAGATTTACAGACTAtgattgtaataccctacttcttaaacccggtttgattactcggttgacctggtttaattatgcaggacccgaaccggagagagttagagtgggctccttatggactatgatggcaagggtgaccttaaacaccggctggcccgacaagtccaagccagtgccagaagagacgggagtacccaagccatgtacatgcacctatcataaggccatgtacggataaagcaggtattgtagccgtatattaaggtgtatacgcatattacatcgtatgccgggggtgggaCTTGcgtcgaggcccgaactctgtcaaaatcccaagttttgaccctcaggtgggcagacaggtgggcgcacccacccacctgagtgacccatccatgtgaactatttagttatttaagaagtatatatatagcatttatgattttattttcttttcatttatgacactcgtacgttggtgaggatagtaaagaggagagagaaaagaaaggggagaagaagggaagagaaggaagaggaagaagagaaggatttcagcggcgccgaagcttgatcttcccattccggcgccgaaagagtgatcttcaactctagatctacatttagaggtaagcaaagttgggttccttgaacattcaccatacccaagcataaacccttgattcgagtagggtttcttgagatcttgtaaatcccctttgaaatgatgaatctaaggtttaatagatgatttatgtgttgatcttgaaggatttgaagaggtattgacaaggttggagaagcattgtgggtttgaagtgattttgagggtttgaaggtgttcttgagcaaagaaggtaagatggcttcccatcacttgaatctaacctaaatctaggttagaaccatcttataagacattgaaagtgtgaaaagtgggttgggaaaagccccatttgaatccccaaagaatggaggaagttgggaagaaacaacagttttcccgccaagaccggtgggccatctggcccgcctgtgagcacccgcctgagagggcagggccttcgggcacaaccggcaggccaaccggtgggccaacctgcccgccggttcagactggtgggccagacaggtgggctgtctgacccacctgagaggccccaaaTGTGATTTTTCGGTCCGATTGGGCCCGAattggacgtgtgaccttcttttaggattctaaacatgatcgtgtcattggatcgtgttaattttgattccaaaatggtgaagtatctcgcaccggatctcacccgtaccgaacgggaatccttgtacactacaagtaagtggggagaagacgtttggccttgtttcaagacattgtttggcattcatttaaatgtatctagtctagtcatgccatcatgaacatgctatgtagattagtcatcctcacattggtatgcatgtgtgctatgtttactttctaaatgccaagtgatgagatgcttatgtgatgaatgttgacatcatggtgcataatgtattaatagactagatgttgtagtcggcttagaaacgagtgcattggtggcccgtggtatgggacgcggtggcactatgcaatcgtactattgtcatataggagcatgcggcttAGGATTTTCAGcatcctgtgctacgacccttcccaacaggggttaaggtgatgggttaccatttggcgggaagcagtggtcgcggttaacgggtcactgtggcagttagacataacgcctggcgggtcattaggatagtcggcaaccccggtggtacattcaagagggccaatcgtactgcttttaaattgctggagtcagcacctttaatttcagtcatttacttttttgttgagagccggtggtcggcattgtttttacttttccgagtactcacggtgggccttctccgatagccctatgggcgtatcgcgggatggagttcgcggctcgtacccggagtatacgcgcactgtggctgtagtagcactataccaaagacttagtaatgttgcttaggtggatgtgacttaaaatgtattgcatgacatgtagtgcatatgattgtgttttgatgtgtggactgctgtgtggtccatctttccacttactgagctagtgagctcatcccacgtgtgcacccctttttagatgattttgcaggtcatacatctgaggagcacggggtggatcccacagttgagttccccgaagaggactggtgggcccctgaggagttagagcatggcactgactgctcgtgcgagagttgtgctgcggtatcgcagttctgatgccgagctgagctccacttttgaggctgagctgagctctaccatgtgatgccgagttgggctcaacccttgatgccgagctgtgtactctgattttttctgttttcttttatgtacttgatatgtgaattatacttttattgtgtaaatatcatgccttcgggcccacatgtatattactattgtatcacaattcgggtatcaagtattatgggaatattcacaggtaaacctagtcttccgctgatctgataagtttttattagttgtgtgtgtgctgtggtggaatacagtatcagatgattctggcaggtttgggttaaccggtgttaacccggtcactggcccggttcagtgtgaacggggtgtgacaatgatCTTCCACccagtttattttttttttttaatgaattttaaggttatttattgtgcacatgaTTTGTCAGTTCTCAGCTAACTTCATTGTAAGTACTTTGGAttccccacatttttttttgtgtaagcTACTTTCAAATGATGGAAAGGGAGCTATTTATTCTTCTtcacttttattctttttaaaattGATACTATTGTTAAAGTATGTAAGTAGAGTCGGGGTATTTTTGGTATTCATGCTATTTAGGGGTACTTCTATTTTATGTCTCTGCTGCTATTGATTGAATTCAGTTTCAAGCGTGGGTTGTTAATGGTATTATGTTCTCTTCACTATAAGATTTTTCTCTTTAGtctgttattgttgttgttgttgttgaagataATAGGAGGTTTGCCACTCGTTATTGTATTTTTATAGGTGGTAATCTTGTGactgggaaaagaaaaaggtagtCTAGTGCAGATGCCGAATATCGAGCTAGCTCTCATTGTTTGCAAGTTGATGTGGTTGAAATATCTTATGTACGAGCTCGGGTTCCCTATTAGTAATCCCATGGAGTTGTTATGTGATCAACAACTATCTTCATTGCTGGTAATCCTGTCATTCTTGAAAGGACAAAGCATATAGAGGCTGATTGTTATTCTGACAGTTATATTGTGATGCGAAAGACTTGACTAGTCTATTGTGGAGTtaagtcctctctctctctctctctctctctctctctctctctctccatgcaCAATAATTCTGCAACTGGCTGCGCAACCTAGCATATTTTTTGTAACAAGAAGCGGAGCGGCACGTtctacaattttctttttaacttcTTTGTAGAGACATTGTGTGCAATCTCAGCACAATAAAGTAATTCAAGCTCATTGACATTGTGTGCAATCCAGGTTGGCCATTGAACGCCCAACACTGTCTCCTAAATGAATGGATTTTCCAAAATAACCCCAATTATGCTAAAATTTCCATTTGTCTTACTGCAAGGCAACAATCTAGGTCGAGAAGAACTCCGACACCAGTACATGTGATCATTTGGGGCAAGCTTTTAAAATTCAGGATCGACATCAACTAATGCCGATTGAGATCGAATTGGTATCAGTCAAGATCGGAAGGATTCAAACTCCCCCctacccctcctttttttttaaaatagtattttaaaccatttttttaGCAATGGATTGATATCTAATTGGTCAGGATTGGGGATTAGTCTTGATCGATGCCAATCCAATTTTAAAAACCATGTTCAGGAGCAACGATTTGCCCATCTGTACACAGATTTTGGATTGAAGGAGAGAATCAAAGTTTCTTATTTCATAAAAAGTAGATTTGAGGTTGGTTCCAATAAAAcatggaagaagaaaggaaaaaaagatcaataaagtgccgtttgataacactatGGGAGAATACTTCTAGTGTTCTTCTATTTTGAAGGAATGTAAATAGAATAGAAATACGTTTGGCACATTCAGCTCATTTTTTTTACTCCCGcagaatgaaccaatgaaaaagaatgactaaAGAGTAAATTGCAAGAATACCAAAAAGTTACTTTGTCTATACAAACCCTACAAAACCCTTTACATAAGATGTTTTGATGTATGCTTTATGTGagataattttaaaataaaaaaaggaaaaaaaattgttactgGTTCACATCATGCTTCACAACCCGAAACTCAAAAGGGCCAAAGCAGTAAGAAACAGCAGAGGAGAAAAAGATTACTTAAGAAAcagtaaacaaataaataattaacgAAACCTGCAACAGAGAGCATCCCAGGGTAAAATGAGGGGCTTAACTTCCCACAAATTACAAAAGGATGTTTCCCTTTCACAACCCCTCAGTTCAAAAAGATTGAATTTCCTACTATAGAATCAACTGCAATCAATTTCCTACATCACCTACTAACCAACTGAATCCATCACCATTTCTTTTGCTTCTacatcaaaattaacaaaaaaataaaaaggcaaaaaCAGATTCTTTGGGAAGCGAGTCCCATTCCTCTATGTACACCAAAATTATAGATCGCTCCCTGTACAATTAAAGTGAAAGGCACTGCATGGTAGTGGAGGAAAACAAAAGGCTCAACCAGACTTTGCTTCCTACTGCCTGGGGCTTTACCATCAGCTATCAGATGATTTAGCAAGAACTCGAAACTTGGGGACTGGCTTTTGTAGCATTGAAGTCCCCTGAAAGGTCATCATCTGATACTCTCTCCTCAGCTTACTCAGCTACAGCATAAGAATATTTACATTATTCTCCACCAAACAAGTTATTTCCTGTGCACAAAACAGCATAAAACATAGACTACCCACTCACCTCATCTGGAGCTATCTTCGTGAACCCAAACTTCTTTGTCCATATGGATTCAGCCTCATCAGCTGCTGGGAGCACTAGGTTCTTTACATGTAAGAAACCCAGAAGCCTCTCAATGCAAGAGAACAGGGACTGGAAGTAGCCCTGCACAAAGAGAAGGATCCCATATTATTAGAGTTCTTCACACCCAAGGCATGGCACCTATCCAAAGCTTAAAGTAACAAAAGCCACCTGAGTGAGTAGCTGGGACAAGGATTTTGTTGTTCTCAAAATGCACACAGAATTCACGTTAAAAAAGACTCACAAATGGCATTCATTAGCTCTGGTGGAGAGATTGTTCATTAAAAAATGCATGACATACAAAAGATAGTTGGATAATTTGTATTCCCTGTGTTTATCCAATTGCCAGtcaacaaaatcaaaatagttctaacaaaaaaagaaaaaaaaaaaagataaccaCCTCGTGccccaaaaaaaaggtggggtCATTTCCCTGTTCCATAGACATGAAGTGAAATAGAACTTATATTGCTTACAACATTTTCTCTCCTCGCAGCCACATCCAATTTAGACTTTCATTCATAATATCATTCCTTATCATTTCAAATCACCACAATTTGTTCAATAAGTTTTATCAGGTTTTAGCACCCCTTATCCTCTactctttatttgttttgttttgcttttttgtttttttgtttgtttttgtttttgtttttgtttttgtttttgttttttaagaaatttaattatAAGAAGTAAGCAGGGACACCTGAAAATACAGATCAAACAGTCAGAAagccaaaaacaaaacaaaagcaaatAAGCCAATAGGCCCAGTAAGTAGAGTCACTGAAAAGCTTTTAAAAAATCTTTCAATCCGCAGAGCCCAAGCAATTGTGTGGGAGATCCTCTGCATTCGACAATTGCCTCATGCAGCTGCCATCAGACACAGCATATTGGTTTTGCAGGGTATCAGAAGTAGCTGGAATTAGTTGTCCTAAGCTATTGTATTAAATACTTCTAAATTATCCAATGACCCCTCTCTCTTTTCCGTTTTTAACTTTCTTGAAATCCCTCATACTTAAGGTTGGGGAATGGGTATCAATTAACCCGTTTGCCTACCTAATTTCACTATGCATAATAGAAGTAAAAAGAAGGTATGGGAAGCGAAACtggttgaaaaaagaaaaaggaaacgtttgtaatcattacctgcCATGATTTTGTAACCTACTTAAAACTCGTAACATATTTGGTCATTATATTTTTCAGGGAGATTTGATAGCAAAGTAAACTTTAATAACTAAATGTGGAAAGATTCAGAGTTAAGTGAATCATGttagataatgattacaaaagtttcaattttagttttgaGAATTAATCTCACCtccctcccctttcttttccttccaacCAGACTTGGCCTATAGATTTTTGCTTCTTTCATGCAATCCCATAAGAAGTTCTTCGGAACCCCCCTTCTTCCAAAGCTTCTTGTACCAGGTTTTCTTTTGGGAGGGGCAGTTCCACAAGTAATTTATAAAGCATAAAAATTGCTAGTCCTCCAATGAAATTTGTATCATAGCTTGCATAAAAAAGAGACAATTATATTCATAATGCATATGCTAGAAACATACGAACACTAGCTTAGCCTAGTGGTGGCAGCTTCGGCTTGAAGAGCTAACgcccaggggaggaggttgtgGATCGAATCCTGTCAtatgcatgtgtgtgtgggtgggTGTGTGTAGGAGTAGGTGGCCATTGGCCCTACTAGCACCCAGTAGGCTGGCCATGGCCAGCGGCACTCCGTAGGATAGTATataaaaaacaatatatatatatatatatatatatacactaaaaaCGTGAAGTGATATAGTTTTCTAGTTCAAACAATCATCACAGAAGCGTAGTAGAAAGCTTGGCACATagagaaaaacaacaaaaaatgcagGAGGAAAAAGGAACCACAAAACACCCTCACCTGTCCCTGTTTATCACTACTTGTAGCAACTAAAGGAAGTTCTGCAACTTCCGTTCCAAAAATCCGAAGAATTCCAGCTGATACAACAGAAGAGCTGCAAAAGCAGAAGCAAAGCCCAGATAAGATAACCACAAAGTGATTAGTGCTTAGGTTGAGTATAAGATACAACTCTAACCACGAAGTGATTAGTGCTTAGGTTGGGTGTGAGATACAACTCTTACTTCAACGTTAAGACTGCACAATAAATGCCTCCAAATTCTTGCCCCCTTAAATTCCTTCTGCGAATACATgcaaaaattgaaaagaaataagTTTCATAACATACTAAAGAAATAATAAGCAAAGAATATATCGAAAATTTTCAAGATGACATTCACTAATTATTCAATGAATATATTATAGTTCATTGTTTATTTAAGGCAGCAGGGGTCCTGGCAGCCTTAATTTCCAACAGTGACTGTTAATtaaagagggggtggggggaggggggagccCTCTGAATGGTAGACCTGCTGGTTGAGGGAAGCATCAAATTTAAATGTGGCCTATCTGAGGCATACCCCTTCTATCCAACAGTCAGATTAACCCAATGACAAGCCCATGAGGCACAAAAGGGGGCAggaagcacaaaaaaaaaaaaaaacgaaaccacaAAAGCTTTTGTGCGGTCCACCCCATTGCTGCATAAATGTCTTATAACTTGATGAAATCGACATAAATAAAGCAACAAAGCTTAGAGATCAAGTCGGTAGAGGAGGTTTTGGCTCACCCATAGACCATTGATGGTATAAGATCACGACCTGTTGTTGTATCAACAATAGGATCAAATCGGTcctaaggaaaaagaaaaaaggggccATCAGCAAGTGCAATAATCGTATCGTGCTGtcaaaaactaaagaaaaaccATAAGAATAAGAACCACAATTAACCAAAATAGGGAACCATTGACTACAGCTCGGTGCAGTCATTAGAGATAAACCTATAATCACTTCTCTAGAGGTGGAACTATAGCAGTCTACTGCTGAGAACCAAAGTACCTTGATACATGGACAGGCAACTACTTACATCAAAGATAGCCACAGCCTTGGAAAGCAACAGTCTAGTCTCAGGACAAGAAATCTTCCCACTGAGAAGCCTCCATCTTATATCAAGATTACCATCTTCAGGACCATTTTCTTCATGCTTCTTCTTTATAATGTTTGAAAGAGAGTCTGGCAGCTTCTCTGGTCCACGAACAAGCAACTTTTGCAGAGCAGAATGAATCCTATTGCAATCT
Protein-coding regions in this window:
- the LOC122069955 gene encoding probable LRR receptor-like serine/threonine-protein kinase At3g47570 isoform X2; the encoded protein is MALQPPLMSLSLSCLLLCTSLLWVFGLEPVTSAEGTDTDQLALIEFKRLISGDPSGALSSWNDSLHFCNWKGVTCGRRHQRVSSLDLQAQGLSLLLSNNSFGGEIPTNLTNCYNLREIMISRNNLIGKIPIQFGSLSKLETLSMFANKLNGEIPSSFGNLSSIQAISLAANSLSGSISEFLSRLTSLRTLKLLSNNLSGKFLSSLYNLSSLTTVNIVYNQFQGSFPVDYGLSLPNLNYLAIGGNNFTGTIPDSLSNISTLGLVDLMGNNFVGPIPESLGVLQNLSWLTLGSNYFGAGRANDLNFLTSLTNCSSLGMLDFTFNGFQGQLPNSLANLSTQLTFLAFGNNKFSGTIPAGIENLVRLTVLGLESNLFSGNIPIGIGKLQNLQRLFSNSNRLSGQIPHSICNIPLLYELHLDDNNLTGNIPSCLGNSQHLQLLTLSDNKLQGPIPKELFGISSLTILLNLSHNSLVGSLPLEVGKLGNLAALDISQNRLSGEIPSSIGDCISLEYLYMGGNLFNGTIPQSLTLLKGIQDLDLSHNNLSKQIPKDLENLYALRNLNLSFNNLEGEIPTKGVFGNASEVSVAGNGKLCGGIPDLQLPACTIHGSTEQGKSQAVKLILAIILAVVSSVLISFLLALYWVRKSRSKPPSTPLIGDPHLKISYKELFQATRGFSSANLIGSGSFGFVYKGSINQDEKFVAVKVLNLQNPRAYKSFMAECEALRNIRHRNLVRIVTSCSSLDSKGNDFKALVYEFMPNGSIEDWLHPPIDTHNDARNLSLIQRLNIAIDVASGLDYLHHHCHSSIVHCDLKPSNVLLDNDMIAHVSDFGLARLLLEPNNNSSRNERSSIGIKGSIGYTAPEYGMGGVASIYGDVFSYGILLLEMFTGKRPTDEMFKDDLNLHNFAKIAFPEQLMQILDPIILPKEEKGEEIGAADINNSEGSSHRREKLQHCITSIIGIALQCSTESPTERMDMKDVKRELHLIKCNFIGGGIHQ
- the LOC122069955 gene encoding probable LRR receptor-like serine/threonine-protein kinase At3g47570 isoform X1 is translated as MALQPPLMSLSLSCLLLCTSLLWVFGLEPVTSAEGTDTDQLALIEFKRLISGDPSGALSSWNDSLHFCNWKGVTCGRRHQRVSSLDLQAQGLVGFLSPYIGNLTFLHSINLYNNSFYGSIPQEIGRLFRLQSLLLSNNSFGGEIPTNLTNCYNLREIMISRNNLIGKIPIQFGSLSKLETLSMFANKLNGEIPSSFGNLSSIQAISLAANSLSGSISEFLSRLTSLRTLKLLSNNLSGKFLSSLYNLSSLTTVNIVYNQFQGSFPVDYGLSLPNLNYLAIGGNNFTGTIPDSLSNISTLGLVDLMGNNFVGPIPESLGVLQNLSWLTLGSNYFGAGRANDLNFLTSLTNCSSLGMLDFTFNGFQGQLPNSLANLSTQLTFLAFGNNKFSGTIPAGIENLVRLTVLGLESNLFSGNIPIGIGKLQNLQRLFSNSNRLSGQIPHSICNIPLLYELHLDDNNLTGNIPSCLGNSQHLQLLTLSDNKLQGPIPKELFGISSLTILLNLSHNSLVGSLPLEVGKLGNLAALDISQNRLSGEIPSSIGDCISLEYLYMGGNLFNGTIPQSLTLLKGIQDLDLSHNNLSKQIPKDLENLYALRNLNLSFNNLEGEIPTKGVFGNASEVSVAGNGKLCGGIPDLQLPACTIHGSTEQGKSQAVKLILAIILAVVSSVLISFLLALYWVRKSRSKPPSTPLIGDPHLKISYKELFQATRGFSSANLIGSGSFGFVYKGSINQDEKFVAVKVLNLQNPRAYKSFMAECEALRNIRHRNLVRIVTSCSSLDSKGNDFKALVYEFMPNGSIEDWLHPPIDTHNDARNLSLIQRLNIAIDVASGLDYLHHHCHSSIVHCDLKPSNVLLDNDMIAHVSDFGLARLLLEPNNNSSRNERSSIGIKGSIGYTAPEYGMGGVASIYGDVFSYGILLLEMFTGKRPTDEMFKDDLNLHNFAKIAFPEQLMQILDPIILPKEEKGEEIGAADINNSEGSSHRREKLQHCITSIIGIALQCSTESPTERMDMKDVKRELHLIKCNFIGGGIHQ